Proteins co-encoded in one Arachis hypogaea cultivar Tifrunner chromosome 13, arahy.Tifrunner.gnm2.J5K5, whole genome shotgun sequence genomic window:
- the LOC114924955 gene encoding protein FAR1-RELATED SEQUENCE 5-like gives MAGIAGGYSLLGFTKKDAYNYLDRTKRARIADGDANSAIVYLEGKASVDPMEMARYNLTKEGMLANLFWADGMSRVDYQHFGDVIAFDLTYKKNKYKRPLVIFSGANNHKQTTIFGFGLVLDEKIASYKWMLENLLEVMCNKFPSVVVTGGNDAIIAVVTEVFLSATHRLCAWHLQKNVTTNGNEQMFRDLFSRWLYADMSIDDFEAEWAEAADEYGLHDKLWAKQMYEKRKMWLNAYRHDKFCVGFRTTSRCEGINSHVKKFLTSKHTILELVQNLELVLREYRNNEMVAQFNSIYNVPVMTTCLNPIEKCAAMVYMRTIFTTVKKEIDAVGALNFVSKRRVSTTVMYTMEEYGNPGQPVVTLIDMNTKKLEFRCNFRAREGIPCRHMFFVMKHEHLKTIPHRLILKRWRKDAKAIEDYSEKKDVANDWGFLLRHSALHAVT, from the coding sequence ATGGCAGGGATTGCCGGAGGGTATTCACTATTGGGTTTCACAAAGAAGGATGCTTATAATTACCTTGACCGGACTAAGCGCGCAAGGATCGCAGATGGGGACGCAAATTCTGCCATTGTCTATTTGGAGGGAAAGGCTTCTGTGGACCCCATGGAAATGGCGAGGTATAACTTGACTAAGGAGGGTATGTTGGCCAACTTGTTTTGGGCCGATGGAATGAGCAGAGTTGATTACCAACACTTTGGTGATGTCATCGCGTTTGATTTGACGTACAAAAAGAACAAGTACAAGAGACCGCTTGTAATATTCTCGGGTGCAAACAACCACAAACAGACGACGATCTTCGGGTTTGGGTTAGTGTTGGACGAGAAGATTGCTTCGTACAAGTGGATGCTAGAAAATCTCCTTGAGGTGATGTGTAATAAATTTCCATCTGTTGTAGTCACAGGCGGTAATGATGCCATCATTGCCGTAGTTACGGAAGTTTTTCTTAGCGCTACCCATCGCCTATGTGCTTGGCATCTACAAAAGAATGTTACAACTAATGGGAACGAGCAGATGTTCAGGGACTTATTTTCGAGGTGGTTGTATGCGGATATGTCGATAGATGACTTTGAAGCGGAATGGGCTGAAGCAGCGGATGAATACGGGTTACATGATAAGTTGTGGGCAAAGCAGATGTACGAAAAAAGAAAGATGTGGCTGAATGCATACCGTCACGACAAGTTTTGTGTTGGGTTTCGTACCACATCACGATGCGAGGGTATAAATTCGCATGTGAAGAAATTCCTTACCTCGAAGCACACTATACTGGAGCTTGTGCAAAACCTTGAGCTAGTCCTTCGTGAATACCGGAACAATGAGATGGTTGCACAGTTCAACTCCATTTATAACGTCCCTGTTATGACGACGTGCCTCAATCCAATCGAAAAATGTGCTGCCATGGTATATATGCGGACCATTTTCACCACCGTGAAAAAGGAGATAGATGCGGTTGGAGCTCTAAACTTTGTTAGTAAGCGGAGGGTGTCGACGACGGTAATGTACACAATGGAGGAGTATGGTAATCCCGGGCAGCCAGTGGTTACTTTGATCGACATGAACACGAAAAAGTTGGAGTTTAGATGTAACTTTCGTGCTAGAGAGGGGATACCTTGTCGACATATGTTTTTTGTGATGAAGCATGAGCACTTGAAGACTATTCCACATCGGTTAATTTTGAAACGATGGCGTAAGGACGCTAAGGCCATTGAAGACTACTCAGAAAAGAAGGACGTAGCTAATGATTGGGGATTCTTGCTTCGGCATAGTGCCTTACATGCGGTAACTTAG
- the LOC140173041 gene encoding protein FAR1-RELATED SEQUENCE 5-like — translation MEYTGHSKKFCIEDESECFGEVVSSDADEFDVEQLDPSGQDDLSNYGDVFGLTAAKIENKVFRTEERAYEFYMRFGKCHGFGVRKGDYGKDDDRNVIRRRFFCNRAGLRDEKHYNRLDRKRFHKPETRTNCQAKLSIYLDKESSNWKVWKVILEHNHECGKGSARWYAKLWATYVKDTWVHDRDSGGGGYSLLGFTKKDAYNYLDRTKRARIADGDANSAIVYLEGKASVDPMAMVRYNLTKEGMLANLFWADGMSRVDYQHFGDVLAFDLTYKKNKYRRPLVIFSGANNHKQTTIFGFGLVLDETIASYKWMLENLLEVMCNKFPSVVVIDGDDAIIAAVTEVFPSATHRLCA, via the exons atGGAATACACTGGTCATAGCAAGAAATTCTGCATAGAGGATGAGAGCGAATGTTTTGGCGAAGTAGTCAGTTCAGATgctgatgaatttgatgttgagcaATTGGATCCAAGTGGGCAGGATGACCTGTCGAATTATGGAGATGTATTTGGTCTTACTGCAGCTAAAATAGAGAACAAGGTTTTCAGAACTGAGGAGCGTGCTTATGAATTCTATATGAGGTTTGGGAAGTGCCATGGGTTTGGTGTACGCAAGGGAGACTATGGGAAGGATGATGACAGAAATGTAATTAGGAGGAGATTCTTTTGCAACAGAGCTGGGTTAAGGGATGAAAAGCACTATAATAGATTAGacagaaaaagatttcataagcCTGAGACACGAACGAACTGCCAGGCTAAGTTGTCGATATATCTTGACAAAGAAAGTTCGAACTGGAAGGTCTGGAAAGTCATCCTCGAGCACAACCATGA GTGCGGCAAAGGATCAGCTAGATGGTATGCAAAGTTATGGGCTACCTACGTCAAAGATACTTGGGTACATGACAGGGATTCCGGGGGGGGGGGGTATTCACTATTGGGTTTCACAAAGAAGGATGCTTATAACTACCTTGACCGGACTAAGCGCGCACGGATTGCAGATGGGGATGCAAATTCTGCCATTGTCTATTTGGAGGGAAAGGCTTCTGTGGACCCCATGGCAATGGTGAGGTATAACCTGACTAAGGAGGGTATGTTGGCCAACTTGTTTTGGGCCGATGGAATGAGCAGAGTTGATTACCAACACTTTGGTGATGTCCTCGCGTTCGATTTGACGTACAAAAAGAACAAGTACAGGAGACCGCTTGTAATATTCTCAGGTGCAAACAACCACAAACAGACGACTATCTTTGGGTTCGGGTTAGTGTTGGACGAGACGATTGCTTCGTACAAGTGGATGCTAGAAAATCTCCTTGAGGTGATGTGTAATAAATTTCCATCTGTTGTAGTCATAGACGGCGATGATGCCATTATTGCCGCAGTTACGGAAGTTTTTCCTAGTGCAACCCATCGCCTGTGTGCTTAG
- the LOC140178105 gene encoding uncharacterized protein: MERPNGRKIVLRFNNAKQAIGDEAGLLSGVLGLLGSDYEKFPICRKSWRQITTKDKVYNECVKQIFHFDEDSEGIIKKNILKSMGKSWKETRLRLYDRFYEPTFTIEQNLENCPPEIDREHWRWFLDYRAEPKTKEKCKKNAVNRSKQQYTHTGGSKSFARRMEEDSEEQGRIVGKGELWIKVHKKKDGSYINDEARAIGVSTTC; this comes from the exons ATGGAACGGCCTAACGGTAGGAAGATCGTGCTCAGGTTCAACAACGCAAAGCAAGCAATTGGGGACGAAGCTGGACTGTTGAGTGGCGTGCTTGGTCTGCTGGGATCTGATTATGAAAAATTTCCCATTTGTAGAAAAAGTTGGCGTCAGATTACCACAAAAGACAAGGTTTATAACGAATGTGTCAAG CAAATTTTCCACTTTGATGAAGACAGCGAAGgaattatcaagaaaaatattttgaaaagtatgGGGAAGTCTTGGAAGGAAACAAGGCTGAGGTTGTATGACCGTTTTTATGAGCCAACATTCACAATTGAACAAAATCTTGAGAATTGCCCGCCGGAAATTGATCGAGAGCATTGGAGATGGTTCCTTGACTATCGCGCCGAACCTAAGACGAAG GAGAAGTGCAAGAAAAACGCGGTCAATCGATCAAAACAACAATATACCCACACTGGCGGCTCGAAAAGCTTCGCACGGCGGATGGAAGAAGAT TCGGAAGAACAAGGAAGGATAGTCGGTAAAGGAGAGCTGTGGATCAAAGTGCACAAGAAAAAGGATGGCTCATATATCAATGATGAAGCAAGAGCAATTGGTGTAAGTACTACTTGTTAA